The DNA window TCGCTTCGGCCACGGAGGCCGGGCTGACGGTGCCGGTGGTGCGCAACGCGGACCGGAAGAGCATCCTCGACATCGCGCGCGACATCGGGCGGCTCGGCGAGGCGACGAAGGCCGGAAAGGTTCGGCCCGAGGATCTCGGTGGGTCGACGTTCACCATCACCTCGCTGGGACAGCAGGGTGGGCTCTTCGCGACGCCGATCCTGAACTTCCCGGAGGTGGGGATCCTCGGCGTGCACCAGATGAAGCAGAAGCCGGTGGTGCGCGACGGGCAGATCGTGGTGGGCGACGTGATGCTGCTGTCGCTGTCGTTCGATCACCGGATCATCGACGGGCATGTGGGCGCGGCGTTCGCCTACGAGATCATCAGCTACCTGGAAGACCCGGATAAGCTCTTCCTGGGGACCTGAGCGTCCTCCCCGTCAGCTCGCGAAGGGTGCTTTCCCCGAGCGCCCTTCGCGCGTGCCCTCCCCGTCAGCTCTCCCTCTGCCAGAAGGCTCCCCCGAGCGCCGCGTGCCTCCACCGAGGTGTGCGGCCCGTCGCGCGCATCCGCAGACGGATTCAGCGCAGGAGCGCTTCGCGGAGGCGTCTCGCCGTGTCGAGGTCGAGGGGGCGGAATGGCGCTGAGCGGCCACGCACGGTCTCCTTCCATCGCTCGAAGGAGCGGCGTGGGCTGATGCGGGTGCCGTCGGAGCTGCGCTCGGCGTGCCGGTTCGGGTCGCCAGCCCAGGAGAGGGTCTGTACGAGTTCGGGGCGGAACCAGAGCAGGGTGCGCTCGCCCTGATCGTCGAGGGTGATGGCGAGGACACCGGCCGCGATGTCCTGGAGTGCGGCCCCCGGCGGCCAATCGTTCGCCAGGGTGTGGCTGGCGTAGATGCCATCCGCCTGCTGCGCAGCGATGAAGCGAGCCAGGGCTCGGACCTCGGGTTCTCCTGGCGTGTCGCCGAGGCGCTGGCACGCGGCGCCGTCGAGCACGGCAACGCCGCCGCACGAGAGGAGTGAGGTCGGGGTGGGCGTCTCGGAGGCGAGCGCGAGGAGGTCGTGGGCAGCGGTGAAGCGCGCGATCAGGGCGTCGTGCGCGGCCTCGACGCGGGCGCGCTCGTTGCGGTCTTCGCGGTCTTCTTTCTCGGTCACCTGCGCAGAGACCAGGTCGCCGATGAAGGCGCAGTTGGTGCGGGTCTCGTGAGAGAGGGCCCAGGGGGTGCGGTGATGGCAGGCGATGAGGCCCCAGAGGTGCTCGCCACGGTGGATGGCCAGCGACATGGAGCCGCCGACCTCCATGTTCGCGAGGTACTCGACGTGGACGGCGGAGACGCCACGGAGGTGGGCGTAGCTCAGGTCGACGGGGAGGCCGGTGAGCGGGTTGTGCTCGGGGAGGAGGCGGGAGGGGGTGTAGCGGGCGTCGACGATGACCCGGACCGGGCTCTTGGTGTAGAGGGCGCGGACTTGCCTGGGGACGTCGTTCGTTGGGAAGCGGAGGCCGAGGTAGGGGGGCATCTCGGCGGCGCAGGCCTCGGCCAGGACCTCGCCGCTGCTGTCTTCGAGGAACCTGTACAGGAGCACCCGGTCGTAGCGGGTGAGGGTGCGGATCTCCTCGACGACGCGCTGGCAGAACGAGGCCAGGGAAGGCTCGTCCCGGAGCTGAGGGAGGGAGCGGCGGAGGACGGGGTAGAAGTCGGGCGGGCGGCGGCCGACTGGGGTGAAAGGCTCGATCTCGATCAGGAGCACGCCGTCGTTGTGGTGGCAGAGGACGTCGTACGGGCCGCCCTGTGCGATGGTGAGGAGGGCATGCACGTGCCGATCTCCGGCCGGCTTGGCCGCGAGGCGCTCCCGGAGTCGGATGAGATCCGCGGCGTCGAGCAAGGCGCCGAGTCCCTCCCGGAGGATGCGCTCGGGAGGGACGCCGAAGTGGAGTTCGATGCTCTCGCTGACCTGGAGGACGGCGAAGTTCTGCGGGTCGAGCGCGAGGAGGACGCCGTGAGGCTGGATGTGGGGGATGAGGTGGATCGGCTCGCGTTCGCAAGCCGAGAAGTCGAGTGGGCCCTCGGTTGGAAGGGGGGCCATCACGCCTCCGCGGAACCGATCCAGCGCTCCAGGGTGGTGAACGTGTCTTCGGCGCCGCGGATGACGGCGGCGACGTCGGCGCGGGGGGCGTAGGTGGCGAGGGCCTCGCCGTAACGTACCCACATCGGGCCGGTCTCGTTGCCGTAGCCGGCGAGGAAGGAGGCGCCCGAGCCTTCGTCGAAGCCGAGGGTGCGCATGGTGCGGAGCAGGACGCGGGAGCCGAGGGTGGAGCCTTCGAGGACGTAGAGGCAGCCGACCATGTGGTCCGGGGTGCTGAGCAGAGGAAGATCGGTGCAGCGGGGGAGGCCAGCGATCTGTTCTTCGCCGAGGCCGAGCGCGAGGAGGTCGCGGTGGAGCAGGTGGCTCTTGCCACGCTCGGGAATGCCGAAGTGCTGCTGGAACGCGGGAGGTGCGCTGGCCATGGCCTCTTCCACGGGAGGGTAGTAGCCGACCAGGCGCGCGAGGTAGGTGATGTAGGCCTCGCGGGTGAGGCCCGGACGCAGGAGAGGGACGACCAGCTCGATGCGCTCGTGGAGTTCCCGCGTGGCGCTGCGCAGCCGCTCGAGCAAGGGGTTCTTCCCTGCCGCTTCGGTGGCGTTCTGTTCCATGGTGCTGTGATTACAGATCGGCCAGGTTGAGCAACCCGTCAAGCCTGGGTGGTGCTGGGATTTCACTCGGGAAGCCACGAGGGAGGTGCCCCCGGAGACAGGGAGCGTGAGCCGGTGATGCAGAGCCCAGGGTGGATTCCACGCTGAGCTGCGCGGACGAACGGCACGGCTCTGCGGGTCGGGGACGAGAGGGCTGGAGAGGCGTTTTCAGCCCGCTCGGCGCGCGGCGCGTGCGGAGGAGGGAGCAGTGCGTGCCAGCGGAGGC is part of the Chondromyces crocatus genome and encodes:
- a CDS encoding biliverdin-producing heme oxygenase, whose protein sequence is MEQNATEAAGKNPLLERLRSATRELHERIELVVPLLRPGLTREAYITYLARLVGYYPPVEEAMASAPPAFQQHFGIPERGKSHLLHRDLLALGLGEEQIAGLPRCTDLPLLSTPDHMVGCLYVLEGSTLGSRVLLRTMRTLGFDEGSGASFLAGYGNETGPMWVRYGEALATYAPRADVAAVIRGAEDTFTTLERWIGSAEA
- a CDS encoding GAF domain-containing protein produces the protein MAPLPTEGPLDFSACEREPIHLIPHIQPHGVLLALDPQNFAVLQVSESIELHFGVPPERILREGLGALLDAADLIRLRERLAAKPAGDRHVHALLTIAQGGPYDVLCHHNDGVLLIEIEPFTPVGRRPPDFYPVLRRSLPQLRDEPSLASFCQRVVEEIRTLTRYDRVLLYRFLEDSSGEVLAEACAAEMPPYLGLRFPTNDVPRQVRALYTKSPVRVIVDARYTPSRLLPEHNPLTGLPVDLSYAHLRGVSAVHVEYLANMEVGGSMSLAIHRGEHLWGLIACHHRTPWALSHETRTNCAFIGDLVSAQVTEKEDREDRNERARVEAAHDALIARFTAAHDLLALASETPTPTSLLSCGGVAVLDGAACQRLGDTPGEPEVRALARFIAAQQADGIYASHTLANDWPPGAALQDIAAGVLAITLDDQGERTLLWFRPELVQTLSWAGDPNRHAERSSDGTRISPRRSFERWKETVRGRSAPFRPLDLDTARRLREALLR